A single genomic interval of Oreochromis aureus strain Israel breed Guangdong linkage group 12, ZZ_aureus, whole genome shotgun sequence harbors:
- the camsap1b gene encoding calmodulin-regulated spectrin-associated protein 1-B isoform X1 encodes MDVDLCAGGDSTRRKVELAGVAEGTMDVVPLEMYDSARAKIAANLRWLFAKAYGIDHIPEDLRDPFYTDQYDQEHIKPPVIRLLLSCELYCRVCALILKTEQAASLQSHMSVIQALSRKGIYVVESDDTPVTEGDLACMPIKMSAHMPMIDALMMAYTVEMISIEKVVASVKRFSTFSASKELPFDLEDAMVFWINKVNMKMREIAEREHKVKHHPLESPSHQKVRYRREHASGRLLPFFPLLEDLMRDVCDGAALLTVVHYYCPDLMKLEDICLKEVPSIADSLYNIQLLREFANEYLNKSFYLTTEDMLYSPPVLKHNVMVFIAELFWWFETVKPEFVQPRDLQEFKDARAIAHPKSARPSVPISNATKRSFLASPGMADNQSSPEVCNRYFLHPEDSDPLKGGPTFSPSHPLLPLRQRQQKQQGDDAGLRNRSNSLTQMDGQQVRGSVVAWPDKRQRPMSTMGPYMLHSATDSDADMASGDSVSLARSISKDSLASNVINVTPKHQTSVHQPSRPPVRRVNGHSLLTNVNMEDEEETLVTVAKSDGPAVSKRVEGTQSAAVIGPKPSTDSKSTPDSFYLEPLMPAVLKTAKEKSVCLNKEEESGEVSRTAGRGSLRRENGSTAAVRRKAPSNLNQTFPPSAEEGSSDEPVQSQAGLRLTVSSSVEPSSREPAEGFYLHSDSEELKPGNGQDGDLGDLDEEEEDLDEAATTKETLWPRKAFNEEEEESAKLQEDMNVKEHEDKDINGGSGRSSPCLSTHSQASSMASGSVRMTSFAERKAQQQRFGSNHDLRSSASSSQRTTPDGSECSGPLASSWRIKRDQSPSSPLGGSTRTGDGSGGANVLASELVQLRMQLEEKRRAIEHQKKKMEVLSARQRQKLGKAAFLHIVKKGGGRSDTLPNPLKADISKDELNGEKAPSSKDDMCVDTMRGEKEVDETTPSGALEAEKKGNGGSFCLDEDLDLNECSRSIELLNEAIGSIQQQMMQLSLQQEMLMKQNVQSPPGAAPPPALTSDKNGDSKTGAGFHFVEHLSGTSTAPTRKPPKLSSGRSSRSKPSELKMAKEQSRQTTRTLTPTQSGSETLPHPKHSAGGRSPRTEQPDSPRNHTVVETVDKPGSGHVRSATFRLHDEANIRLPTRVDLTSLAPPEVSFDECLSSNTRESELNSSDGSGKENIPSDEAQHNKTHLIEVDLSELKAPEEEEEEGAAEDKTAERGDGEQKSVLGFFFKDEQKAEDELAKKRAAFLLKQQKKAEEARLRKQQLEAESELKRDEARRKAEEERLRKEEEKTRRELIKQEYLRRKQQEMFEEQGLVKPKTPKPKQKHRPKSVLREESSSDNFSKCSSTPDNLSNAQSGSNLSLASAATNEADSVNSGGAGSQRCDSVESFPGSRNSRAAERDWDNGSTASSITSMAEYTGPKLFKEPSAKSNKPIIHNAISHCCLAGKVNEPQKNQILEELEKCESNHLMILFRDGGCQFRALYSYFPDTEEIQKLTGTGPKSISKKMIDKLYKYSSDRKQFTVIPAKTVSVSVDALTIHNHLWQAKRSAVPKKSGK; translated from the exons AGTGCTCACATGCCCATGATCGATGCCCTGATGATGGCTTACACAGTGGAGATGATCAGCATAGAGAAAGTGGTGGCCTCTGTCAAGCGCTTCTCTACCTTCAGTGCCTCTAAGGAGCTGCCCTTTGACCTGGAGGATGCTATGGTTTTCTGGATCAACAAG gTAAACATGAAGATGAGGGAGATTGCAGAAAGGGAGCACAAAGTCAAGCACCATCCACTGGAGTCCCCTAGCCACCAAAAG GTACGGTATCGTCGGGAACATGCTTCCGGTCGTCTGCTGCCCTTCTTTCCATTGCTGGAAGACCTGATGAGGGATGTTTGTGATGGAGCTGCACTGCTCACTGTGGTCCATTACTACTGCCCAGACCTCATGAAGCTGGAAG atatttgcctGAAGGAAGTCCCTTCCATCGCTGATAGCCTGTACAACATCCAGCTCCTCAGAGAATTTGCCAATGAGTACCTGAATAAAAGTTTCTATCTGACAACAGAGGACATGCTCTATTCACCGCCTGTGCTCAAG CACAATGTGATGGTGTTCATTGCTGAGCTGTTTTGGTGGTTTGAGACAGTAAAGCCAGAGTTTGTCCAGCCCAGAGACCTCCAGGAGTTTAAAGATG CTCGAGCTATAGCTCATCCCAAGAGTGCCCGTCCATCAGTGCCCATCTCCAACGCCACCAAGCGAAGCTTCCTAGCTAGTCCTGGTATGGCCGACAACCAGAGCAGCCCTGAAGTCTGTAACAGGTACTTCCTGCACCCTGAAGACTCTGACCCCCT TAAAGGGGGCCCAACTTTCAGTCCTTCACACCCACTTCTGCCCCTGCGACAGAGACAACAAAAGCAACAAGGAGATGATGCAG GTTTGAGAAACCGCTCGAACTCCTTGACTCAGATGGACGGACAACAAGTCAGAGGCTCTGTAGTAGCATGGCCCGACAAGAGGCAGAG ACCAATGTCCACAATGGGCCCTTATATGTTGCACTCAGCCACCGACAGTGATGCAGACATGGCTTCTGGTGACAGTGTTAGTCTGGCTCGCTCAATTAGTAAGGACAGCCTGGCATCCAATGTCATCAATGTCACTCCCAAACACCAGACTTCTGTACACCAGCCATCACGTCCTCCAGTACGTAGAGTCAACGGCCACAGCCTTCTGACTAATGTCAATATGGAGGATGAGGAAGAAACTCTGGTGACCGTAGCCAAGAGCGATGGTCCTGCCGTCTCCAAACGGGTTGAGGGGACACAATCAGCTGCTGTAATTGGACCCAAACCTTCCACTGACTCCAAATCGACACCAGATAGCTTTTACCTTGAACCACTAATGCCTGCCGTGCTCAAAACGGCTAAAGAGAAGTCTGTATGCCTAAacaaggaggaggagagtggTGAAGTTTCCCGGACTGCAGGAAGGGGCTCTTTACGCAGAGAAAATGGATCTACAGCTGCTGTTCGCAGGAAAGCTCCCTCCAATCTGAACCAAACATTTCCTCCTTCAGCTGAGGAAGGCTCCTCAGATGAGCCTGTTCAAAGTCAGGCAGGTCTCAGGCTAACtgtcagcagcagtgtggaaCCTTCCTCCAGGGAGCCAGCTGAGGGTTTCTACTTGCATTCAGATTCTGAAGAACTAAAGCCTGGCAATGGCCAGGACGGTGACCTAGGGGACctggatgaggaggaagaggatttGGATGAAGCCGCAACCACTAAAGAAACACTCTGGCCCAGGAAAGCCTTCaacgaggaggaagaagaatCAGCCAAACTCCAAGAGGACATGAATGTGAAAGAGCATGAAGACAAAGATATTAATGGTGGCAGTGGTCGTTCCAGCCCCTGTCTCAGCACACACTCCCAGGCCAGCAGTATGGCCAGTGGCAGCGTGCGCATGACCTCTTTTGCTGAGCGTAAAGCCCAGCAGCAGCGCTTTGGCAGCAACCATGACCTGcgctccagtgcctccagttcCCAGAGGACCACTCCAGATGGATCAGAGTGCAGCGGCCCCTTGGCTTCCTCATGGAGGATTAAGAGGGACCAGAGCCCCTCTTCTCCCTTGGGAGGATCCACTCGTACAGGCGATGGCAGCGGCGGTGCGAATGTATTGGCTTCTGAACTGGTCCAGCTCAGAATGCAGCTGGAAGAGAAGCGGCGTGCCATTGAGCatcagaagaagaagatggaagTACTGTCAGCGAGACAGAGGCAGAAGCTGGGAAAAGCAGCCTTTCTGCATATAGTAAAGAAAGGTGGAGGAAGGAGTGACACATTACCCAACCCACTTAAAGCTGACATCTCTAAAGATGAGCTCAATGGGGAGAAAGCACCATCAAGTAAAGATGATATGTGTGTTGATACCATGAGAGGGGAAAAGGAAGTGGATGAGACCACCCCGTCTGGTGCCTTAGAAGCAGAAAAGAAAGGGAACGGTGGAAGCTTCTGTCTGGATGAAGATTTGGACCTGAATGAGTGCAGTCGCTCTATCGAGCTGCTAAATGAAGCTATTGGCAGCATCCAGCAACAAATGATGCAGCTTTCACTGCAGCAGGAGATGTTGATGAAACAGAATGTACAGTCCCCACCTGGTGCAGCTCCACCTCCTGCTCTCACCAGCGACAAAAACGGAGATTCCAAGACTGGAGCAGGCTTTCACTTTGTGGAGCATCTTTCTGGCACTAGCACCGCTCCAACCAGGAAACCCCCCAAACTAAGCTCTGGCCGGAGCTCCAGATCCAAACCATCAGAGCTAAAGATGGCCAAGGAGCAGAGCCGCCAGACCACCAGGACCCTCACACCCACCCAGAGTGGATCAGAGACATTGCCACACCCAAAGCATTCAGCTGGGGGCAGGTCCCCCAGGACTGAGCAGCCCGACAGTCCCAGAAACCACACAGTAGTGGAGACAGTTGACAAGCCAGGATCTGGCCACGTTCGGAGTGCCACCTTCCGACTTCACGATGAAGCAAACATTCGCTTGCCGACCAGAGTGGACCTGACATCATTGGCTCCTCCAGAAGTGTCCTTTGATGAGTGCCTGTCCAGCAACACCAGAGAGTCTGAGCTCAACTCTTCAGACGGTTCAGGGAAAGAGAATATACCATCAGATGAGGCGCAACACAACAAAACCCACCTCATTGAGGTTGATCTGTCAGAGCTGAAGGcacctgaagaagaagaagaagagggggcTGCTGAGGACaaaacagcagagagaggtgaTGGAGAGCAGAAGTCAGTCCTGGGCTTCTTCTTCAAg GATGAGCAGAAAGCGGAGGATGAGCTCGCTAAGAAGAGAGCAGCATTTTTGCtgaagcagcagaagaaagCCGAGGAGGCTCGACTACGTAAACAACAGCTAGAGGCCGAATCTGAGCTCAAACGAGATGAAGCCAG ACGGAAAGCCGAGGAGGAGCGTTTGCgtaaagaggaagagaagacaCGGCGAGAGCTGATAAAGCAAGAGTATCTGCGGAGGAAGCAACAAGAGATGTTTGAGGAACAAGGCCTTGTGAAGCCCAAAACTCCCAAACCGAAGCAGAAGCACAGACCCAAGTCTGTCCTCAGAGAGGAATCCTCCAGCGATAATTTCTCCAAGTGCTCTTCTACAC CTGACAACCTGAGTAACGCCCAGTCAGGCTCCAATCTGTCTCTCGCATCTGCCGCTACCAACGAGGCCGACAGTGTAAACTCTGGAGGTGCAGGCTCCCAGCG CTGTGACTCTGTGGAGTCATTTCCAGGCAGTCGGAACAGtcgagcagcagagagagactgGGACAACGGCTCCACTGCTTCTTCCATCACTTCCATGGCTGAATATACTG GCCCCAAACTCTTCAAGGAGCCCAGTGCCAAGTCAAACAAGCCAATCATCCATAATGCAATCTCTCACTGCTGCCTGGCTGGCAAAGTCAACGAGCCCCAGAAGAACCAGATCCTAGAG gagttggagaagtgtgaGTCCAACCACCTCATGATCCTGTTTCGTGACGGTGGTTGCCAGTTTCGGGCACTCTACTCGTACTTCCCCGACACTGAAGAGATACAAAAGCTGACGGGCACTGGACCCAAGAGCATCAGCAAGAAGATGATTGATAAGCTGTACAAGTACAGCTCGGATCGAAAGCAGTTTACTGTCATCCCTGCCAAGACTGTGTCAGTCAGCGTGGACGCCCTGACCATCCACAACCACCTGTGGCAGGCCAAGAGAAGTGCTGTGccaaagaaaagtggaaaatag
- the camsap1b gene encoding calmodulin-regulated spectrin-associated protein 1-B isoform X2, translated as MDVDLCAGGDSTRRKVELAGVAEGTMDVVPLEMYDSARAKIAANLRWLFAKAYGIDHIPEDLRDPFYTDQYDQEHIKPPVIRLLLSCELYCRVCALILKTEQAASLQSHMSVIQALSRKGIYVVESDDTPVTEGDLACMPIKMSAHMPMIDALMMAYTVEMISIEKVVASVKRFSTFSASKELPFDLEDAMVFWINKVNMKMREIAEREHKVKHHPLESPSHQKVRYRREHASGRLLPFFPLLEDLMRDVCDGAALLTVVHYYCPDLMKLEDICLKEVPSIADSLYNIQLLREFANEYLNKSFYLTTEDMLYSPPVLKHNVMVFIAELFWWFETVKPEFVQPRDLQEFKDARAIAHPKSARPSVPISNATKRSFLASPGMADNQSSPEVCNSKGGPTFSPSHPLLPLRQRQQKQQGDDAGLRNRSNSLTQMDGQQVRGSVVAWPDKRQRPMSTMGPYMLHSATDSDADMASGDSVSLARSISKDSLASNVINVTPKHQTSVHQPSRPPVRRVNGHSLLTNVNMEDEEETLVTVAKSDGPAVSKRVEGTQSAAVIGPKPSTDSKSTPDSFYLEPLMPAVLKTAKEKSVCLNKEEESGEVSRTAGRGSLRRENGSTAAVRRKAPSNLNQTFPPSAEEGSSDEPVQSQAGLRLTVSSSVEPSSREPAEGFYLHSDSEELKPGNGQDGDLGDLDEEEEDLDEAATTKETLWPRKAFNEEEEESAKLQEDMNVKEHEDKDINGGSGRSSPCLSTHSQASSMASGSVRMTSFAERKAQQQRFGSNHDLRSSASSSQRTTPDGSECSGPLASSWRIKRDQSPSSPLGGSTRTGDGSGGANVLASELVQLRMQLEEKRRAIEHQKKKMEVLSARQRQKLGKAAFLHIVKKGGGRSDTLPNPLKADISKDELNGEKAPSSKDDMCVDTMRGEKEVDETTPSGALEAEKKGNGGSFCLDEDLDLNECSRSIELLNEAIGSIQQQMMQLSLQQEMLMKQNVQSPPGAAPPPALTSDKNGDSKTGAGFHFVEHLSGTSTAPTRKPPKLSSGRSSRSKPSELKMAKEQSRQTTRTLTPTQSGSETLPHPKHSAGGRSPRTEQPDSPRNHTVVETVDKPGSGHVRSATFRLHDEANIRLPTRVDLTSLAPPEVSFDECLSSNTRESELNSSDGSGKENIPSDEAQHNKTHLIEVDLSELKAPEEEEEEGAAEDKTAERGDGEQKSVLGFFFKDEQKAEDELAKKRAAFLLKQQKKAEEARLRKQQLEAESELKRDEARRKAEEERLRKEEEKTRRELIKQEYLRRKQQEMFEEQGLVKPKTPKPKQKHRPKSVLREESSSDNFSKCSSTPDNLSNAQSGSNLSLASAATNEADSVNSGGAGSQRCDSVESFPGSRNSRAAERDWDNGSTASSITSMAEYTGPKLFKEPSAKSNKPIIHNAISHCCLAGKVNEPQKNQILEELEKCESNHLMILFRDGGCQFRALYSYFPDTEEIQKLTGTGPKSISKKMIDKLYKYSSDRKQFTVIPAKTVSVSVDALTIHNHLWQAKRSAVPKKSGK; from the exons AGTGCTCACATGCCCATGATCGATGCCCTGATGATGGCTTACACAGTGGAGATGATCAGCATAGAGAAAGTGGTGGCCTCTGTCAAGCGCTTCTCTACCTTCAGTGCCTCTAAGGAGCTGCCCTTTGACCTGGAGGATGCTATGGTTTTCTGGATCAACAAG gTAAACATGAAGATGAGGGAGATTGCAGAAAGGGAGCACAAAGTCAAGCACCATCCACTGGAGTCCCCTAGCCACCAAAAG GTACGGTATCGTCGGGAACATGCTTCCGGTCGTCTGCTGCCCTTCTTTCCATTGCTGGAAGACCTGATGAGGGATGTTTGTGATGGAGCTGCACTGCTCACTGTGGTCCATTACTACTGCCCAGACCTCATGAAGCTGGAAG atatttgcctGAAGGAAGTCCCTTCCATCGCTGATAGCCTGTACAACATCCAGCTCCTCAGAGAATTTGCCAATGAGTACCTGAATAAAAGTTTCTATCTGACAACAGAGGACATGCTCTATTCACCGCCTGTGCTCAAG CACAATGTGATGGTGTTCATTGCTGAGCTGTTTTGGTGGTTTGAGACAGTAAAGCCAGAGTTTGTCCAGCCCAGAGACCTCCAGGAGTTTAAAGATG CTCGAGCTATAGCTCATCCCAAGAGTGCCCGTCCATCAGTGCCCATCTCCAACGCCACCAAGCGAAGCTTCCTAGCTAGTCCTGGTATGGCCGACAACCAGAGCAGCCCTGAAGTCTGTAACAG TAAAGGGGGCCCAACTTTCAGTCCTTCACACCCACTTCTGCCCCTGCGACAGAGACAACAAAAGCAACAAGGAGATGATGCAG GTTTGAGAAACCGCTCGAACTCCTTGACTCAGATGGACGGACAACAAGTCAGAGGCTCTGTAGTAGCATGGCCCGACAAGAGGCAGAG ACCAATGTCCACAATGGGCCCTTATATGTTGCACTCAGCCACCGACAGTGATGCAGACATGGCTTCTGGTGACAGTGTTAGTCTGGCTCGCTCAATTAGTAAGGACAGCCTGGCATCCAATGTCATCAATGTCACTCCCAAACACCAGACTTCTGTACACCAGCCATCACGTCCTCCAGTACGTAGAGTCAACGGCCACAGCCTTCTGACTAATGTCAATATGGAGGATGAGGAAGAAACTCTGGTGACCGTAGCCAAGAGCGATGGTCCTGCCGTCTCCAAACGGGTTGAGGGGACACAATCAGCTGCTGTAATTGGACCCAAACCTTCCACTGACTCCAAATCGACACCAGATAGCTTTTACCTTGAACCACTAATGCCTGCCGTGCTCAAAACGGCTAAAGAGAAGTCTGTATGCCTAAacaaggaggaggagagtggTGAAGTTTCCCGGACTGCAGGAAGGGGCTCTTTACGCAGAGAAAATGGATCTACAGCTGCTGTTCGCAGGAAAGCTCCCTCCAATCTGAACCAAACATTTCCTCCTTCAGCTGAGGAAGGCTCCTCAGATGAGCCTGTTCAAAGTCAGGCAGGTCTCAGGCTAACtgtcagcagcagtgtggaaCCTTCCTCCAGGGAGCCAGCTGAGGGTTTCTACTTGCATTCAGATTCTGAAGAACTAAAGCCTGGCAATGGCCAGGACGGTGACCTAGGGGACctggatgaggaggaagaggatttGGATGAAGCCGCAACCACTAAAGAAACACTCTGGCCCAGGAAAGCCTTCaacgaggaggaagaagaatCAGCCAAACTCCAAGAGGACATGAATGTGAAAGAGCATGAAGACAAAGATATTAATGGTGGCAGTGGTCGTTCCAGCCCCTGTCTCAGCACACACTCCCAGGCCAGCAGTATGGCCAGTGGCAGCGTGCGCATGACCTCTTTTGCTGAGCGTAAAGCCCAGCAGCAGCGCTTTGGCAGCAACCATGACCTGcgctccagtgcctccagttcCCAGAGGACCACTCCAGATGGATCAGAGTGCAGCGGCCCCTTGGCTTCCTCATGGAGGATTAAGAGGGACCAGAGCCCCTCTTCTCCCTTGGGAGGATCCACTCGTACAGGCGATGGCAGCGGCGGTGCGAATGTATTGGCTTCTGAACTGGTCCAGCTCAGAATGCAGCTGGAAGAGAAGCGGCGTGCCATTGAGCatcagaagaagaagatggaagTACTGTCAGCGAGACAGAGGCAGAAGCTGGGAAAAGCAGCCTTTCTGCATATAGTAAAGAAAGGTGGAGGAAGGAGTGACACATTACCCAACCCACTTAAAGCTGACATCTCTAAAGATGAGCTCAATGGGGAGAAAGCACCATCAAGTAAAGATGATATGTGTGTTGATACCATGAGAGGGGAAAAGGAAGTGGATGAGACCACCCCGTCTGGTGCCTTAGAAGCAGAAAAGAAAGGGAACGGTGGAAGCTTCTGTCTGGATGAAGATTTGGACCTGAATGAGTGCAGTCGCTCTATCGAGCTGCTAAATGAAGCTATTGGCAGCATCCAGCAACAAATGATGCAGCTTTCACTGCAGCAGGAGATGTTGATGAAACAGAATGTACAGTCCCCACCTGGTGCAGCTCCACCTCCTGCTCTCACCAGCGACAAAAACGGAGATTCCAAGACTGGAGCAGGCTTTCACTTTGTGGAGCATCTTTCTGGCACTAGCACCGCTCCAACCAGGAAACCCCCCAAACTAAGCTCTGGCCGGAGCTCCAGATCCAAACCATCAGAGCTAAAGATGGCCAAGGAGCAGAGCCGCCAGACCACCAGGACCCTCACACCCACCCAGAGTGGATCAGAGACATTGCCACACCCAAAGCATTCAGCTGGGGGCAGGTCCCCCAGGACTGAGCAGCCCGACAGTCCCAGAAACCACACAGTAGTGGAGACAGTTGACAAGCCAGGATCTGGCCACGTTCGGAGTGCCACCTTCCGACTTCACGATGAAGCAAACATTCGCTTGCCGACCAGAGTGGACCTGACATCATTGGCTCCTCCAGAAGTGTCCTTTGATGAGTGCCTGTCCAGCAACACCAGAGAGTCTGAGCTCAACTCTTCAGACGGTTCAGGGAAAGAGAATATACCATCAGATGAGGCGCAACACAACAAAACCCACCTCATTGAGGTTGATCTGTCAGAGCTGAAGGcacctgaagaagaagaagaagagggggcTGCTGAGGACaaaacagcagagagaggtgaTGGAGAGCAGAAGTCAGTCCTGGGCTTCTTCTTCAAg GATGAGCAGAAAGCGGAGGATGAGCTCGCTAAGAAGAGAGCAGCATTTTTGCtgaagcagcagaagaaagCCGAGGAGGCTCGACTACGTAAACAACAGCTAGAGGCCGAATCTGAGCTCAAACGAGATGAAGCCAG ACGGAAAGCCGAGGAGGAGCGTTTGCgtaaagaggaagagaagacaCGGCGAGAGCTGATAAAGCAAGAGTATCTGCGGAGGAAGCAACAAGAGATGTTTGAGGAACAAGGCCTTGTGAAGCCCAAAACTCCCAAACCGAAGCAGAAGCACAGACCCAAGTCTGTCCTCAGAGAGGAATCCTCCAGCGATAATTTCTCCAAGTGCTCTTCTACAC CTGACAACCTGAGTAACGCCCAGTCAGGCTCCAATCTGTCTCTCGCATCTGCCGCTACCAACGAGGCCGACAGTGTAAACTCTGGAGGTGCAGGCTCCCAGCG CTGTGACTCTGTGGAGTCATTTCCAGGCAGTCGGAACAGtcgagcagcagagagagactgGGACAACGGCTCCACTGCTTCTTCCATCACTTCCATGGCTGAATATACTG GCCCCAAACTCTTCAAGGAGCCCAGTGCCAAGTCAAACAAGCCAATCATCCATAATGCAATCTCTCACTGCTGCCTGGCTGGCAAAGTCAACGAGCCCCAGAAGAACCAGATCCTAGAG gagttggagaagtgtgaGTCCAACCACCTCATGATCCTGTTTCGTGACGGTGGTTGCCAGTTTCGGGCACTCTACTCGTACTTCCCCGACACTGAAGAGATACAAAAGCTGACGGGCACTGGACCCAAGAGCATCAGCAAGAAGATGATTGATAAGCTGTACAAGTACAGCTCGGATCGAAAGCAGTTTACTGTCATCCCTGCCAAGACTGTGTCAGTCAGCGTGGACGCCCTGACCATCCACAACCACCTGTGGCAGGCCAAGAGAAGTGCTGTGccaaagaaaagtggaaaatag